One region of Flavobacterium pisciphilum genomic DNA includes:
- a CDS encoding bifunctional UDP-N-acetylmuramoyl-tripeptide:D-alanyl-D-alanine ligase/alanine racemase: protein MPINLKNIIQTLHAKWFGGNSDINIDHISIDSRSLQNGPKTLFFALSGPNNNAHNYIPELIEKGVHNFVVTQIPEKYTQRANYIVVENPLAALQAVAAYYRSHFDFPIIGLTGSNGKTIVKEWLNFLLSPDHNIIRSPKSYNSQVGVPLSIIAINEKHNLGIFEAGISTTSEMDKLEKIIKPTIGLLTNIGSAHDEGFLNLVQKIDEKLLLFKESPIIIYQKTEVVHSCLTQFAAEYMLESRVLFSWSFTDKSADVLISKKETHNESTLIQYKYENEINDFTIPFQDDASIENAASCLMVLLSLKYDSATIQNRMHLLYPVEMRLEVKNGINNCSIIDDSYSSDFQSLKIALDFLESQHKFKKKSVILSDILQSGFTNEELYTKVAQLIESNKISRVIGIGSTISKFADKFSNCVVFPDTAGFIAHYESLDFVNETILIKGARSFQFEEIVALLEEKTHETILEINLNAIGHNLNFFKSKINPSTKMMVMVKAYSYGNGGLEIAKLLEHHKVDYLGVAFADEGISLKNGGIKLPIMVLNPESTSFSAIIQHQLEPEIYSIKGLKAFLKIAKEKKLHHFPIHIKLDTGMHRLGFEANTIDELITTLKGNSTVEVKSILSHLATSDEEKHFDFVLSQIDLFEKLSSKLLTALDINPIRHILNTSGISNFPQAQYNMVRLGIGLYGVSNDPAEQKYLENVSTLKSIISQVRTIPVNDSVGYGRRFMAEKETRIATIPIGYADGIARLWGNGVGFVTIKGQKARIIGNICMDMLMVDVSVIDCKEGDDVVIFGESPTVIEMAQELRTIPYEILTSISQRVKRVFFRQ from the coding sequence ATGCCTATAAATCTTAAAAACATAATTCAAACACTTCATGCTAAATGGTTTGGTGGTAATTCTGATATCAACATCGACCATATTTCTATTGATAGTCGTTCTTTACAAAACGGACCTAAAACTTTATTTTTTGCTCTAAGCGGACCAAACAATAATGCCCACAATTACATTCCGGAATTAATTGAAAAAGGCGTTCATAATTTTGTGGTAACACAAATTCCTGAAAAATACACACAAAGAGCTAATTATATCGTTGTCGAAAATCCTCTAGCTGCTTTACAAGCTGTGGCTGCTTATTATCGTAGTCATTTTGATTTTCCTATTATCGGATTAACCGGAAGTAATGGAAAAACGATAGTAAAAGAATGGCTTAATTTTTTATTAAGTCCCGACCATAATATCATTCGAAGCCCTAAAAGTTACAACTCACAGGTTGGTGTTCCGTTATCGATTATTGCAATCAATGAAAAACACAATCTGGGTATTTTTGAAGCTGGAATTTCTACAACTTCAGAAATGGATAAACTAGAGAAGATCATAAAACCTACAATTGGACTTCTTACTAATATTGGCTCAGCTCACGATGAAGGTTTTTTGAATCTTGTACAAAAAATAGATGAAAAACTACTTTTATTTAAAGAATCTCCTATAATTATATATCAAAAAACCGAGGTAGTACATTCTTGTTTGACTCAATTTGCAGCTGAATATATGCTAGAATCCAGAGTGCTTTTCTCTTGGAGTTTTACTGATAAAAGTGCCGATGTTTTAATTTCTAAAAAAGAAACGCATAATGAAAGCACTCTAATTCAATACAAATACGAGAACGAAATAAACGATTTTACTATTCCGTTTCAAGATGATGCTTCTATAGAAAATGCTGCTTCATGTCTAATGGTTTTGTTGTCTTTAAAATATGATTCGGCTACCATTCAAAACAGAATGCATTTATTGTATCCAGTAGAGATGCGATTAGAAGTGAAAAACGGAATCAATAATTGCAGTATAATCGATGATAGTTATAGTTCAGATTTTCAATCTCTAAAGATTGCATTGGACTTCTTGGAAAGCCAACATAAATTCAAAAAGAAATCTGTTATTTTATCGGATATTCTTCAGAGCGGATTTACTAATGAAGAGTTGTATACAAAAGTAGCTCAACTTATTGAATCGAATAAGATAAGCCGTGTAATTGGTATTGGTTCAACCATTTCAAAATTTGCAGACAAATTTTCTAATTGCGTTGTCTTTCCTGATACTGCCGGATTTATTGCTCACTATGAATCATTGGATTTTGTAAACGAAACTATTCTTATAAAAGGAGCCCGCTCGTTTCAGTTTGAAGAAATAGTTGCGCTACTTGAAGAGAAAACTCACGAAACAATTCTTGAGATTAACCTCAACGCCATTGGTCATAATCTCAATTTTTTTAAATCTAAAATAAACCCTAGCACCAAAATGATGGTGATGGTTAAAGCATATAGTTATGGAAACGGTGGTCTTGAAATTGCCAAATTACTTGAACATCACAAAGTAGATTATTTGGGTGTGGCTTTCGCTGATGAAGGAATCTCTCTTAAAAATGGTGGTATAAAACTACCTATTATGGTGCTTAATCCAGAATCGACTAGTTTCTCTGCAATTATTCAGCACCAATTAGAACCTGAAATCTATAGCATAAAAGGTTTAAAAGCCTTTTTAAAAATTGCCAAAGAGAAAAAACTACACCATTTTCCAATCCATATAAAATTAGATACAGGAATGCATCGATTGGGATTTGAAGCCAATACAATCGATGAGTTAATTACCACTCTAAAAGGAAATTCAACCGTTGAAGTAAAAAGTATTTTATCTCATTTGGCAACTAGTGATGAAGAGAAGCATTTTGACTTTGTTCTTTCTCAGATTGACTTATTCGAAAAGCTATCTTCTAAATTATTAACCGCATTAGATATTAATCCGATTCGTCATATTTTAAATACTTCAGGAATTAGCAATTTCCCACAAGCCCAATACAATATGGTGCGCTTAGGAATTGGTTTATACGGAGTTTCTAATGACCCCGCTGAACAAAAATACTTGGAGAATGTAAGCACATTAAAATCAATTATATCCCAAGTAAGAACCATTCCTGTCAATGACAGTGTAGGTTATGGGCGTCGTTTTATGGCCGAAAAAGAAACTCGAATCGCTACAATTCCGATAGGTTATGCCGACGGAATTGCCAGACTTTGGGGTAATGGAGTTGGCTTTGTAACCATAAAAGGTCAAAAAGCACGAATTATTGGAAACATTTGTATGGACATGCTCATGGTCGATGTCAGTGTTATTGATTGTAAGGAAGGTGACGATGTGGTAATCTTTGGCGAAAGCCCAACCGTGATAGAAATGGCCCAAGAATTACGCACTATACCCTATGAAATCTTGACCAGTATTTCGCAACGTGTCAAACGTGTGTTTTTCCGTCAGTAA
- a CDS encoding DapH/DapD/GlmU-related protein translates to MITINDFIQDFSLLFPNLTNLEPWNITDNLKEIIEKTIPNLDDTYTINNNIAIHKTATIEDGVTIKAPAIIGENCYIGAHAYFREGVYLGNAVKIGPGCEIKNSIICSATAIAHFNYIGNSIIGSNINFEAGSIAANHYNERDIKKISVLHNDKIIETGSQKFGSLVGDNSKIGANAVLSPGTILKKNTVVKRLELVEQVKE, encoded by the coding sequence ATGATAACTATTAATGATTTCATACAAGATTTCTCTTTGTTGTTTCCAAACCTAACAAACTTAGAACCTTGGAATATTACTGACAATCTAAAAGAAATTATAGAGAAAACGATTCCAAATCTTGACGATACCTATACCATAAACAACAATATTGCTATTCATAAAACAGCAACAATAGAAGATGGTGTAACCATAAAGGCACCAGCAATTATTGGAGAGAATTGCTATATTGGGGCGCATGCCTATTTTAGAGAAGGAGTTTATCTAGGAAACGCAGTGAAAATTGGTCCTGGCTGCGAAATTAAAAACAGTATTATTTGCTCAGCAACAGCAATTGCCCACTTTAACTATATTGGGAATAGCATTATTGGAAGCAATATTAATTTTGAAGCAGGTTCTATTGCCGCCAACCATTATAACGAAAGAGACATCAAGAAAATCTCAGTTTTGCACAATGATAAAATTATCGAGACTGGCAGTCAAAAATTCGGTTCATTGGTTGGAGATAATTCCAAAATTGGAGCAAATGCAGTATTATCACCAGGAACGATATTAAAGAAAAACACAGTTGTAAAAAGACTAGAATTAGTTGAACAAGTAAAAGAATAA
- a CDS encoding DUF2625 domain-containing protein — translation MKNIDELINTTDPGWDIVTEWINDASNKVEVLEANTDKAKDALYKTQVSTRSPMGAIIFSTGGILVDNGWIRILGSGSERLNRSLPDWNIGKFTEEFGENPRLLLIADDAVGGFFILNGGDLGSDLGKIYYFAPDNLEYEPLDITYSEFLSFCFNNDLNEFYKNLRWKNWETEVSKLDGNTVFNFFPFLWTKEGKDIDKNSRKEIQIEEQFALNIEIKTTKI, via the coding sequence ATGAAAAATATAGACGAATTAATTAATACTACTGATCCAGGATGGGATATCGTAACCGAATGGATAAATGATGCTAGTAACAAAGTAGAAGTTTTAGAAGCTAATACTGATAAGGCTAAAGATGCACTATATAAAACTCAAGTATCTACTCGATCTCCGATGGGTGCAATAATTTTTAGTACTGGTGGAATATTAGTTGACAATGGATGGATTAGAATTCTTGGTTCAGGAAGTGAAAGATTAAATCGCTCATTACCTGATTGGAATATTGGAAAATTTACTGAAGAGTTTGGAGAAAATCCAAGACTGCTATTAATTGCTGATGATGCAGTTGGTGGTTTTTTTATTCTAAATGGTGGTGACTTGGGTAGTGATCTGGGCAAAATATATTATTTCGCACCTGATAATTTAGAATATGAACCTCTTGACATAACTTATAGCGAATTTTTATCGTTTTGTTTCAATAATGATTTGAATGAGTTTTATAAAAATCTAAGATGGAAAAATTGGGAAACTGAAGTTTCTAAATTAGACGGAAATACCGTTTTTAATTTTTTCCCTTTTCTATGGACTAAAGAAGGTAAAGACATAGACAAAAATAGTCGTAAGGAAATTCAAATTGAGGAGCAGTTTGCTCTTAATATTGAAATAAAAACCACAAAAATATAA
- a CDS encoding porin family protein, with protein MQKSLILLEQSLKPKSKMRLFFSCLFLVSFLNGFAQEEKTPATETPKVKIDSLYREDQFYFAITYNALNNGPDGLSQKKFSTGLSFGFLRDMPINKNRNVAIAAGLGLSYKNYFQNLAITGTSDAPIYTVVNYSDVNTNKFTQYLVDFPIEFRWRTSTFDSYKFWRIYGGIKFSYVLFDRSVYKDSEQKVVIKNNTDFEKLQYGVYLSTGFNTWNVYAYYGLKPLFKSAKTATESIDMRTMNIGVIFYIL; from the coding sequence ATGCAAAAATCACTTATACTCTTGGAACAATCATTAAAACCAAAATCCAAAATGCGATTATTTTTTAGTTGTTTATTTTTAGTATCATTTCTGAATGGTTTCGCTCAGGAAGAAAAAACTCCTGCGACTGAAACTCCAAAAGTAAAAATTGATTCTCTATACCGAGAAGATCAGTTTTATTTTGCGATAACTTATAATGCATTAAATAATGGTCCTGACGGATTATCACAAAAGAAATTCTCAACAGGATTGAGCTTTGGTTTTTTAAGAGATATGCCTATTAACAAAAACCGAAACGTTGCAATTGCAGCTGGTTTGGGTTTGAGCTACAAAAATTACTTTCAAAATCTTGCCATTACTGGAACAAGCGATGCGCCTATTTATACTGTTGTAAATTATTCTGATGTTAATACAAACAAATTCACTCAGTATTTAGTCGATTTCCCTATTGAATTTAGATGGCGAACCTCTACTTTCGACAGTTATAAATTTTGGAGAATATATGGTGGAATAAAGTTTAGCTATGTATTGTTTGACCGATCTGTTTACAAAGATTCAGAACAGAAAGTAGTTATTAAAAACAATACTGATTTTGAGAAATTACAATACGGTGTATACCTATCAACTGGTTTCAACACTTGGAATGTCTATGCCTATTATGGTTTAAAACCCTTATTTAAATCGGCTAAAACTGCTACTGAAAGTATAGATATGAGAACAATGAATATTGGTGTAATCTTCTATATTCTATAG
- a CDS encoding SMI1/KNR4 family protein: MNFDNYKVIPNYNTHRTDLFLADDEDIQACEQTLNITFDNNYKEYVVTYGSGILGGTYVRIYLPETIVLTITEWKNRITEYWFWDEGAAVLTKEQVLDSVRIGDTFDGDEIILYKSEYYVLPRNSEMIYKAGKTLEETVNWLCSSGILTEAFTEREFEPFNPSEWGDKL; this comes from the coding sequence ATGAACTTCGACAACTATAAAGTAATTCCGAATTACAACACCCACAGAACCGACTTGTTTCTTGCTGATGATGAAGACATTCAAGCCTGCGAACAAACATTAAACATAACTTTTGACAACAATTATAAAGAATATGTTGTAACATACGGAAGTGGAATTTTAGGCGGAACCTACGTAAGAATCTATCTTCCGGAAACAATCGTACTGACTATTACTGAATGGAAAAATAGAATTACAGAATATTGGTTTTGGGATGAAGGCGCAGCAGTCTTAACAAAAGAACAGGTTTTAGATTCCGTTAGAATTGGAGATACATTTGACGGGGATGAAATTATTCTTTACAAAAGCGAGTATTATGTATTACCTCGAAATAGCGAAATGATATACAAAGCTGGTAAAACACTCGAAGAAACTGTGAATTGGTTGTGCTCTTCGGGAATTTTAACTGAAGCTTTTACCGAAAGGGAATTCGAACCCTTTAACCCAAGCGAATGGGGAGATAAATTATAA
- a CDS encoding GNAT family N-acetyltransferase, with translation MDIIKTEKVTIADIERLQVIGKQTFLETFLEDNSKQDMDNYLSNSFSSDKLKKEIENPNSEFYFASLNDEVIGYLKLNSGDAQTELKNNDALEIERIYVSKRFLGKKVGQLLYEKALLIAKQKNVDYIWLGVWEENHRALAFYTKNGFIEFDKHDFKLGNDIQTDIMMKLVLKN, from the coding sequence ATGGATATCATAAAAACAGAAAAAGTAACAATTGCAGATATTGAAAGACTGCAAGTTATAGGAAAACAAACTTTTCTAGAAACCTTTTTGGAAGACAACTCCAAACAAGACATGGATAACTATTTGTCCAACAGTTTCTCATCTGATAAACTTAAAAAAGAAATTGAAAATCCAAATTCTGAATTCTATTTCGCTTCATTAAACGATGAAGTTATTGGATATTTAAAACTAAACTCTGGGGATGCACAAACAGAACTAAAAAATAATGATGCCCTTGAGATAGAACGCATTTACGTTTCAAAAAGATTTTTAGGCAAAAAAGTGGGGCAACTTTTATATGAAAAAGCACTTTTAATTGCTAAACAGAAAAACGTTGATTATATATGGCTTGGCGTATGGGAAGAAAACCATAGAGCATTGGCTTTTTATACCAAAAATGGGTTTATAGAATTTGACAAACATGATTTTAAATTAGGAAATGATATTCAAACGGACATCATGATGAAACTAGTCTTAAAAAATTAA
- a CDS encoding aspartate-semialdehyde dehydrogenase, which produces MRIAIVGATGMVGEVMLKVLAERNFPVTELILVASEKSVGKQIEYKGTNYTVVGLQTAVDMKADIAIFSAGGETSLEWAPKFAAAGTTVIDNSSAWRMDPTKKLIVPEINASTLTKEDKIIANPNCSTIQMVLTLAPLHKKYDIKRIVVSTYQSITGTGVKAVKQLENEYAGIKDEMVYKYPIHRNAIPHCDSFEENGYTKEEMKLVRETQKILGDNTIAVTATAVRVPVVGGHSEAVNVEFTNDFVVNDVREILHHTDGIVVQDNIDTFTYPMPLYAEGKNDVFVGRIRRDESQPNTLNMWIVADNLRKGAATNTIQIAEYLVAAKLV; this is translated from the coding sequence ATGAGAATAGCGATTGTAGGCGCTACCGGTATGGTTGGCGAAGTAATGCTAAAAGTATTAGCGGAAAGAAATTTCCCTGTTACTGAATTAATTTTAGTTGCATCTGAGAAATCAGTTGGAAAACAAATTGAATATAAAGGAACAAATTACACCGTAGTTGGATTGCAAACAGCTGTAGATATGAAAGCTGATATTGCAATATTCTCAGCTGGTGGAGAAACTTCATTAGAATGGGCTCCAAAATTTGCTGCAGCGGGAACAACTGTTATCGATAACTCATCTGCTTGGAGAATGGATCCTACAAAAAAATTGATTGTTCCAGAAATCAATGCATCTACATTAACCAAAGAAGACAAAATTATAGCAAATCCAAACTGTTCGACTATTCAAATGGTCTTGACATTGGCTCCATTGCACAAAAAATACGACATTAAAAGAATCGTTGTTTCTACTTACCAATCTATTACAGGAACTGGTGTAAAAGCGGTAAAACAATTAGAGAATGAATACGCTGGAATAAAAGACGAAATGGTTTATAAATACCCTATTCATAGAAACGCTATTCCACATTGTGATAGCTTTGAAGAAAATGGATACACTAAAGAGGAAATGAAACTGGTTCGTGAAACACAAAAAATTCTTGGTGACAACACTATCGCTGTAACAGCAACTGCTGTTCGTGTTCCTGTTGTTGGAGGTCATAGTGAGGCTGTAAACGTTGAATTTACAAATGATTTTGTTGTAAATGATGTACGCGAAATTTTACATCATACAGATGGTATTGTTGTTCAAGATAACATTGACACATTTACTTACCCGATGCCTCTTTATGCAGAAGGTAAAAATGATGTTTTTGTAGGTCGTATTCGTCGTGACGAAAGCCAACCAAACACTTTAAACATGTGGATTGTTGCTGACAACTTAAGAAAAGGTGCTGCAACAAATACAATTCAGATTGCTGAATATCTAGTAGCTGCAAAATTGGTATAA
- a CDS encoding DUF1801 domain-containing protein, translating to MSLELDNFYLKQEEPNKGCLLALRGIILSQDSEITHTLKYGMPFFCYKGKMFCYLWTHKTNNKPYLGIVEGKHFDNPELIAEKRSRMKIMFFEPNEDIPVDTLKAIIAKAIDLYKSGVIKIKNN from the coding sequence ATGAGTTTAGAACTTGATAATTTCTACCTAAAGCAAGAGGAGCCTAATAAAGGTTGTTTACTTGCATTGCGAGGAATCATTCTTTCGCAAGATTCTGAAATCACTCATACATTAAAATACGGCATGCCTTTCTTTTGTTATAAAGGAAAGATGTTTTGCTATTTATGGACTCACAAAACGAATAATAAACCTTACCTCGGTATTGTTGAGGGAAAACATTTTGACAATCCTGAGTTAATAGCCGAAAAGCGTTCCCGAATGAAAATTATGTTTTTTGAACCTAATGAAGACATACCGGTTGACACCCTAAAAGCAATAATAGCAAAAGCAATTGACCTTTACAAAAGCGGTGTAATCAAAATAAAAAACAATTAA
- a CDS encoding DUF4265 domain-containing protein, with amino-acid sequence MAEEQDNYVKILFRFFSNILNESAVETLWATTINAENGLYKLDNIPFYAPVSCEDVVFAEFDETEQKLVYKQTIEHSGNSTIQVIVLDKTAQINDLREMFNELGCESEKFNNDYFVIQVPSTLKYEPIRQKLIELEEAKIINYAEPDLSDNHWY; translated from the coding sequence ATGGCAGAAGAACAAGACAATTATGTCAAAATACTTTTTAGATTTTTCAGTAACATCCTTAACGAATCGGCTGTAGAAACATTATGGGCAACAACAATTAACGCTGAAAATGGATTATATAAATTAGATAATATTCCGTTTTATGCTCCCGTTTCTTGTGAGGATGTAGTGTTTGCAGAATTTGACGAAACAGAACAAAAATTGGTCTATAAACAAACGATTGAACATTCTGGAAACTCAACAATTCAGGTTATTGTTTTAGACAAAACCGCTCAGATAAATGATTTACGCGAAATGTTTAATGAACTAGGCTGCGAATCTGAGAAATTCAATAATGACTATTTTGTAATACAAGTTCCATCAACACTAAAATACGAACCTATCCGACAAAAATTAATTGAATTAGAAGAAGCTAAAATTATAAATTACGCTGAACCTGATTTATCAGATAACCATTGGTACTAG
- a CDS encoding TonB-dependent receptor codes for MKKIIIALILGFTGLINAQNTVSGTVTDLQNQPVPGVSVYVSELHKGTTTDENGKYTLNNLPKGGLRIVFTFVGYTTQNKNIEKLLKENTLDILLSQAAFEMDEVIVSTAFSKLQSQNVMKVEHETIKTLQQKGTSTLIEGLATIPGVSQISTGTSIGKPVIRGLSGNRVLVYSQGVRLENQQFGDEHGLGLNDAGVESVEVIKGPASLLYGSDALGGVLYFNPEKFADAGDFKANFSQKYFTNTQGSNSSIGLKTSTENWKFLARGSFNSHSDYKAGDSDRVTNTRYNETDFKTGIGYSNSSFSSVLRYNYNKLDLGIPEEGFGEQTTTKNTEFPRQGVFNHLLSLNNVFFFQNSKLDVDLGYITNDRSEFEDSNEASLHMKLKTFNYSAKYHLPKMGKIETIVGVQGMHQTNTNSGEEFLIPDATTNDFGVFGTANYEWKSNVLQAGLRFDNRNVTSIAHGVEGEEGYFQALDKSFDSFNASLGYKTNLADDLTLRLNVASGFRAPNLAELTSNGVHEGTNRYEIGNGALKTEQNVQTDLNLEYKNSHFEFFVNGFYNHVNNYIYTSPTGEIIDNNDVFAYIQDNAKLYGGEVGLHFHPHPLDWLHFETSFETVTGKKQNGDYLPLIPANNWNNTIRTEFNIKNWFQDGYATLNVSSTFNQDNVSGFETASKGYSLVNLGFGGKVKLGKTAFDVNINGNNLFDKKYIAHLSRLKTDGIPNIGRNVVLGVNFNL; via the coding sequence ATGAAAAAAATCATAATTGCCCTAATTTTAGGGTTTACGGGCTTGATTAATGCTCAGAATACAGTTTCAGGAACAGTAACCGATTTACAAAATCAACCAGTTCCAGGAGTTTCAGTTTATGTATCAGAATTGCATAAAGGAACAACAACCGATGAAAACGGAAAGTATACTTTAAATAATCTTCCAAAAGGAGGATTGCGTATTGTATTTACGTTTGTAGGTTATACGACTCAAAATAAAAACATCGAAAAATTATTAAAAGAGAATACACTAGATATTTTGCTTTCGCAAGCAGCTTTCGAAATGGATGAGGTAATTGTATCAACTGCATTTAGCAAATTACAATCGCAAAATGTAATGAAAGTTGAGCATGAAACTATCAAAACATTACAGCAAAAAGGGACTTCAACATTAATAGAAGGATTGGCGACAATACCAGGGGTTTCTCAAATCTCTACAGGAACTTCTATTGGTAAACCCGTAATTCGTGGATTAAGCGGAAACCGTGTTTTGGTGTATTCGCAAGGAGTTCGATTAGAAAATCAACAATTTGGAGATGAGCACGGATTAGGATTAAACGATGCAGGAGTCGAAAGTGTTGAGGTTATAAAAGGCCCAGCGTCTTTATTATATGGTTCAGATGCTTTGGGAGGAGTTCTGTATTTTAATCCAGAAAAATTTGCTGATGCAGGAGATTTTAAGGCAAATTTCAGTCAGAAATATTTCACCAATACACAAGGAAGTAACTCTTCAATAGGATTAAAAACATCTACAGAAAATTGGAAGTTTTTGGCACGTGGGAGTTTTAATTCACATTCAGATTATAAAGCAGGCGATAGTGACCGTGTAACAAATACACGTTACAATGAAACTGATTTCAAAACAGGAATTGGATATAGTAATTCTAGTTTCTCAAGTGTATTGCGTTACAATTACAATAAACTGGATTTAGGAATCCCAGAAGAAGGATTTGGAGAACAAACAACAACAAAGAATACTGAGTTTCCTAGACAAGGAGTTTTTAACCACTTATTGAGTTTGAACAACGTATTCTTCTTTCAAAATTCAAAACTAGATGTTGATTTAGGTTACATCACAAATGATAGAAGTGAGTTTGAAGATAGTAATGAAGCTTCATTGCACATGAAATTGAAAACGTTTAATTACAGTGCAAAATATCATTTGCCAAAAATGGGTAAAATCGAAACTATTGTAGGTGTTCAGGGAATGCATCAAACGAATACCAATTCGGGAGAAGAGTTTTTAATTCCAGATGCAACAACAAATGATTTTGGTGTTTTTGGAACTGCAAATTACGAATGGAAAAGCAATGTGTTACAAGCAGGTTTGCGTTTTGATAACCGAAATGTAACTTCGATTGCACACGGAGTAGAAGGAGAAGAGGGATATTTTCAAGCATTAGACAAATCGTTTGATAGTTTTAATGCATCGTTGGGTTATAAAACTAATCTTGCTGATGATCTAACATTGCGTTTAAATGTTGCTTCAGGATTTAGAGCGCCAAACTTAGCAGAGTTAACATCAAATGGAGTTCACGAAGGAACAAATCGTTATGAAATTGGAAACGGAGCTTTAAAAACAGAGCAAAACGTACAAACCGATTTGAACTTAGAATATAAAAATAGCCATTTTGAATTTTTTGTAAATGGATTTTATAACCACGTAAACAACTATATCTATACATCACCAACAGGAGAAATCATCGACAATAATGATGTTTTTGCCTACATTCAGGACAATGCTAAATTGTATGGTGGAGAAGTTGGATTGCATTTTCACCCACATCCTTTAGATTGGTTGCATTTTGAAACTAGTTTTGAAACAGTAACAGGTAAGAAACAAAATGGAGATTACTTACCATTAATTCCTGCAAACAACTGGAACAATACTATAAGAACAGAGTTTAATATCAAAAACTGGTTCCAAGATGGATATGCAACTTTAAATGTGAGTTCAACATTTAATCAGGATAATGTAAGTGGTTTTGAAACAGCTTCCAAAGGATATTCTCTAGTTAATCTAGGATTTGGAGGAAAAGTGAAATTAGGTAAAACAGCTTTTGATGTAAATATAAACGGAAATAATTTATTCGATAAAAAATACATCGCACACTTATCACGATTAAAAACAGATGGAATTCCTAATATAGGACGCAATGTAGTTCTAGGAGTAAACTTCAATTTGTAG
- a CDS encoding tautomerase family protein, whose product MPFVRISLPKKLSQETKDNISIAIHESLIQEFNIPEDDYFHVIEELESTQIKYPKSYLGITHTANMVYVQITAGQGRTKEQKAKLYAQITIKISSTTEILKSDIIIILLENNGGENWSFGNGEIQEPKHLKAISNNQ is encoded by the coding sequence ATGCCATTTGTTAGAATAAGTCTGCCGAAAAAATTATCACAAGAAACAAAAGACAACATTTCGATCGCAATACACGAATCACTAATTCAGGAGTTCAATATTCCTGAAGATGATTATTTTCACGTAATTGAAGAACTAGAAAGCACACAAATTAAATACCCAAAAAGCTACCTTGGCATTACGCATACAGCTAATATGGTTTACGTTCAAATAACCGCTGGACAAGGAAGAACAAAAGAGCAGAAAGCAAAATTATATGCTCAAATTACAATTAAAATTTCGAGTACAACAGAAATTCTAAAAAGTGACATTATCATAATTCTGCTTGAAAATAACGGAGGCGAAAACTGGTCGTTTGGAAATGGAGAAATACAAGAACCAAAACATTTAAAAGCAATAAGTAACAATCAATAA
- the mscL gene encoding large conductance mechanosensitive channel protein MscL, whose product MGMLSEFKEFAMKGNVVDLAVGVIIGGAFGKIVSSFIEDVITPLLLKPALDAAHLSTIEELTAFGGVKYGLFISAVINFIIVAFVLFIIIKGINHAKKKEVAPPAPTGPTQEELLTQIRDLLKK is encoded by the coding sequence ATGGGAATGTTATCTGAATTTAAGGAATTTGCAATGAAGGGCAACGTAGTAGATTTAGCTGTCGGTGTCATAATTGGTGGAGCTTTTGGTAAAATTGTAAGCTCATTTATCGAAGATGTTATCACTCCATTGCTGTTAAAGCCTGCATTAGACGCTGCGCATTTATCAACAATCGAAGAACTAACCGCTTTTGGAGGAGTAAAATATGGTTTATTTATTTCAGCGGTAATTAACTTTATAATTGTTGCTTTTGTATTGTTTATAATCATCAAAGGAATAAACCATGCTAAGAAAAAAGAAGTGGCACCACCTGCTCCAACTGGACCAACTCAAGAAGAATTATTGACTCAAATTAGAGATTTATTAAAAAAATAA